In the Oryza glaberrima chromosome 6, OglaRS2, whole genome shotgun sequence genome, one interval contains:
- the LOC127777392 gene encoding uncharacterized protein LOC127777392, producing MDPSMPPPPPRNPNPSSASMPPPPPPPKFSLAAAEVEPASKPESANPTSSMPPPPPPRPVEGASTSSSMPPPPLPRPTAPPQPEVEGAPGADVSAEAEVDEAGNSGRGSGDVEMAEAAAPPPSQQQQQPRPRAPYAIPEWSAAPGHPFFLEVLKDGTIVDKLDVSRKGAYMFGRIDLCDFVLEHPTISRFHAVLQFRNDGEVFLYDLGSTHGSFINKTQVKKKIYVEIHVGDVIRFGQSSRLYIFQGPSELMPPEKDMQKLRDARVQQDMLDREASLLRAKNQAALAEGISWGMSEDAIEDSAEDEADEITWQTYKGQLTDRQEKTRSKIIKRLEKITNMKKEIDAIRAKDISQGGLTQGQQTQIARNEQRTSQLMEELENLEETLNDSIRESLGARTGNSNRGSHKANLEEEDNILSDEDDFYDRTKKKSSSHKSSEQQVETADSLLDKKDTITSDIESKKKLVEEEKNKLAKSENADVGDDLDAYMSGLSSQLVHDKIAQIQKELSDLQTELGRVVYLLKIADPMGEAARKRDLKPRETKSPASNDSLRPESRKQNKVAQNKASTEEKLKESCAEKTQVDKPAEEEKGISTNQENGSKPAFSIPKPQWLGDKRTVEPEENCIKEESANEEETDNFVDYKDRKTILSGSASGKDLEEAAPGLILRKRKSDQSAANEVESSSVESEASAADAVALLLKHKRGLQTSEDMEDENEPQASKGKSKKSKQKRVLGPARPDFLDAGPDHETWVPPEGQTGDGRTSLNDRLGY from the exons ATGGACCCCTCcatgcctccgcctccacctcgaaaccctaacccctcctccgcctccatgccgcccccaccgccgccgcccaagttctcgctggcggcggcggaggtggagccgGCGTCCAAGCCCGAATCCGCTAACCCTACCTCCTccatgccgccgcctccgcctccacgcccGGTGGAGGGGGCGAGCACTAGCTCCTCtatgcctccgcctccgctgccacggcccactgcgccgccgcagccggaggTGGAGGGCGCGCCGGGGGCTGACGTGTCGGCGGAGGCCGAGGTGGATGAGGCGGGGAACTCAGGTAGGGGCTCCGGGGATGTTgagatggcggaggcggcggcgccgccgccatcgcagcagcagcagcagccgaggCCGCGTGCCCCGTACGCCATACCCGAGTGGAGCGCCGCACCGGGCCACCCTTTCTTCCTCGAGGTTCTCAAGGACGGCACCATCGTTGACAAGCTTGACGT GTCCAGGAAAGGGGCTTACATGTTTGGTCGAATTGATCTATGCGATTTTGTATTGGAGCATCCCACTATTTCTCGCTTTCATGCTG TTTTGCAGTTTAGAAATGATGGGGAGGTTTTCCTTTATGATCTTGGAAGCACACATGGGTCCTTCATCAATAAAACTCAG GTCAAGAAGAAGATATATGTGGAAATTCATGTTGGAGATGTAATTCGATTTGGGCA ATCATCACGTTTGTACATATTCCAAGGACCATCTGAGCTGATGCCCCCT GAAAAAGATATGCAGAAGCTTCGGGATGCTAGAGTTCAGCAAGATATGCTTGATCGTGAAGCTTCCCTCTTACGTGCAAAAAATCAAGCAGCTTTAGCAGAGGGTATCTCATGGGGTATGTCTGAGGATGCAATCGAAGATTCTGCAGAG GATGAAGCTGATGAGATCACATGGCAAACCTACAAAGGTCAACTCACTGATAGACAGGAGAAAACACGAAGTAAAATAATAAAGCGATTGGAAAAG ATTACCAACATGAAGAAAGAAATTGATGCAATAAGAGCTAAGGACATTTCTCAAGGTGGGTTAACCCAAGGTCAACAAACACAGATTGCACGAAATGAGCAAAGGACATCTCAG ctTATGGAGGAGCTGgaaaatttagaagaaactttGAATGACAGTATACGGGAAAGTCTTGGTGCTCGCACTGGAAACTCAAATCGTGGTAGTCATAAAGCAAatcttgaggaagaagataataTTCTTAG TGACGAAGATGACTTCTATGATCGGACGAAGAAGAAATCTTCTAGTCATAAATCCAGTGAGCAGCAAGTGGAGACTGCTGATAGTCTTCTTGATAAAAAAGATACCATAACCAGCGATATTGAAAGTAAAAAGAAATtggttgaagaagagaagaataaGTTGGCAAAAAGTGAGAATGCGGATGTTGGGGACGACCTTGATGCTTACATGAGTGGATTATCATCTCAATTAG TACATGACAAGATTGCCCAAATCCAGAAGGAGCTTTCTGATCTTCAAACTGAGCTGGGCAGGGTGGTTTACCTACTGAAAATAGCTGATCCTATGGGAGAAGCAGCTCGCAAGAGGGATCTCAAGCCACGAGAAACAAAATCTCCAGCATCTAATGATAGTCTAAGACCAGAGTCCAGAAAGCAAAACAAAGTTGCACAAAACAAAGCCTCAACAGAGGAGAAGCTTAAGGAATCTTGTGCTGAAAAAACACAAGTGGATAAACCGGCTGAGGAAGAGAAGGGTATCTCCACAAACCAAGAAAATGGCAGCAAACCTGCATTCTCCATTCCAAAACCTCAGTGGCTTGGTGACAAGAGGACCGTGGAACCTGAAGAGAACTGTATAAAAGAAGAAAGTGCCAATGAAGAGGAGACTGATAATTTTGTGGACTACAAAGATCGAAAAACTATTCTTTCAGGTTCCGCCAGTGGAAAAGACCTTGAAGAAGCTGCTCCTGGGCTTATTTTACGGAAGAGAAAGTCTGATCAATCAGCAGCCAATGAGGTGGAATCATCTTCAGTTGAATCTGAAGCATCTGCTGCTGATGCAGTGGCCCTCTTGCTGAAGCACAAACGTGGTTTACAAACTTCTGAAGACATGGAGGACGAGAATGAACCACAAGCTAGCAAGGGAAAAAGCAAAAAGTCGAAACAAAAACGCGTACTGGGTCCTGCAAGACCAGATTTTCTGGACGCAGGTCCAGATCATGAAACATGGGTGCCACCTGAAG GTCAAACTGGTGATGGCCGCACTTCATTGAACGATCGTCTGGGCTACTGA